One window of Catonella massiliensis genomic DNA carries:
- a CDS encoding ABC transporter permease, whose protein sequence is MSVFNSISYKNIARRPGRTIILVLLSALLCFSVTGGSLAITGLKEGLMSLRSRLGADVMVVPYAATTKTNFSNMILQGNPGYFYMDRSILDKIKDMDGIKEISEQYFLASAKAGCCSAKLQIIGFDPVTDFTIKPWVKESYDGKLGKFEMLVGNDLNAFAGDTLTFYGKVCTVKGKLKKTGTYLDTAVYLSIDSVKALLKSAEETGMVTNNNGDPDKLTSCILINVADGYTPLDVMSEINIKTRGVEAIQTQDMISGVAGQLESASRIISVLIIAIWLLAILILILAFTMIANERKKEFAILRVLGSSRKMVAGIILKEALMVNFIGSVAGAFAAIVAVLLVGEVSLTTFDLPFLLPGADKVALLALITVAASVAAGCLASSLSALKTSKIDTALILREGN, encoded by the coding sequence ATGTCAGTGTTTAATAGTATTTCATATAAAAACATAGCAAGAAGACCGGGCAGGACGATTATATTAGTCTTGCTTTCTGCCTTGTTATGTTTTTCGGTTACAGGAGGTTCGCTTGCAATCACAGGACTTAAGGAAGGGCTTATGTCACTTAGGTCAAGGCTTGGAGCAGATGTTATGGTGGTTCCGTATGCAGCTACAACCAAGACAAACTTCTCCAATATGATACTACAGGGCAATCCCGGATATTTCTATATGGATAGAAGTATCCTAGATAAGATTAAGGATATGGATGGCATAAAGGAGATATCAGAGCAGTATTTCCTTGCGTCTGCGAAGGCCGGATGCTGCTCGGCAAAGCTTCAGATTATAGGATTTGATCCGGTGACTGACTTTACCATCAAGCCTTGGGTTAAAGAGTCTTATGACGGCAAGCTTGGTAAATTTGAAATGCTTGTAGGTAACGATCTCAACGCATTTGCAGGAGATACCCTTACCTTCTATGGAAAGGTTTGTACTGTAAAGGGCAAGCTTAAAAAAACAGGTACTTATCTTGATACCGCAGTATATCTTAGCATAGATTCAGTGAAGGCACTGCTTAAATCAGCAGAGGAAACCGGGATGGTTACCAATAATAACGGGGATCCTGACAAGCTTACCTCCTGCATCCTTATTAATGTAGCAGATGGCTATACTCCTCTTGATGTAATGAGTGAGATAAATATAAAGACCAGAGGTGTAGAGGCTATACAGACACAGGATATGATATCAGGGGTTGCAGGACAGCTTGAATCCGCTTCAAGGATAATAAGCGTTCTTATCATAGCAATCTGGCTCCTTGCTATACTTATTCTAATACTTGCCTTTACCATGATAGCGAATGAGAGAAAGAAGGAGTTTGCTATCCTTAGAGTCCTTGGTTCTTCAAGGAAAATGGTCGCAGGCATCATCCTTAAAGAAGCCCTTATGGTAAACTTCATTGGAAGTGTAGCAGGTGCGTTTGCTGCGATAGTGGCGGTTTTACTGGTAGGAGAGGTAAGCCTTACTACCTTTGACCTTCCGTTTTTACTTCCCGGGGCAGATAAGGTAGCACTGCTTGCTCTTATAACCGTAGCTGCTTCGGTGGCTGCAGGCTGCCTGGCATCATCCTTAAGTGCGCTTAAGACATCTAAAATAGACACAGCACTTATCCTAAGGGAGGGTAACTGA
- a CDS encoding DUF3343 domain-containing protein yields MKNYYILFANYTEGLLLQDILKANGHKARISPTPRTIQGSVPCGMSLLVNEEDIEGVRACIRENKAAYTNIVETECQINAGRNKFC; encoded by the coding sequence ATGAAAAATTATTATATCTTATTCGCCAATTATACAGAGGGGCTCTTATTGCAGGATATACTAAAGGCAAACGGTCATAAAGCGAGGATATCCCCGACTCCAAGGACAATACAGGGCTCAGTTCCCTGTGGGATGAGCCTTCTTGTAAATGAAGAAGACATAGAAGGAGTGAGAGCCTGCATCAGGGAGAATAAGGCGGCCTATACCAACATAGTTGAAACAGAATGTCAGATAAATGCAGGAAGAAATAAATTTTGTTAG
- a CDS encoding double-cubane-cluster-containing anaerobic reductase, producing MADYEKMWEELGMNMELHDQLCQVLPVAFGDVYLSQENRPEGMGFWDFVVSGIHGIRPAELIEAQKNGQKVFGTFCVYVPDEVVIAAKGIVTGLCGGSQFWVPGGEKVLPKSTCPLIKASVGARLDKTCPFFRIADMYVGETTCDGKKKAWEILGEDVPMHIMDVPQMKREKDIVKWAGEIEEFKKVVEDFTGNEINVENLNEAIKIVNNKRRALGRVFNCRKALKSPISGKDALLMMQIAFFDDPVRCAEMCNKLADELEKRIEDGVSVCPEGTKRILVTGTPLAIPNWKLHHIIETSGAIVVCEEMCTGTRYFENIVEEDLPTLEAQYMALARRYMKTNCACFTPNTARFDDILRMVDEYKVDGVIDVSLKFCNLYDTEGFLLERTLKEKGIPVLGIETDYTDADAEQLKTRIGAFIEMLG from the coding sequence ATGGCGGATTATGAGAAAATGTGGGAAGAACTGGGGATGAATATGGAGCTTCACGACCAGCTCTGTCAGGTGCTGCCGGTAGCCTTTGGTGATGTTTATCTCTCACAGGAAAACAGGCCTGAGGGTATGGGATTTTGGGACTTTGTTGTATCAGGGATTCACGGCATCAGACCGGCTGAGCTTATCGAGGCTCAGAAAAACGGTCAGAAGGTATTTGGTACCTTCTGTGTCTATGTACCAGATGAGGTGGTTATTGCTGCCAAGGGCATAGTCACAGGACTTTGTGGCGGCTCACAATTCTGGGTACCGGGTGGAGAGAAGGTATTGCCAAAGAGTACCTGTCCTCTTATCAAGGCTTCTGTAGGAGCAAGACTTGACAAGACCTGTCCGTTCTTTAGGATTGCTGACATGTACGTAGGTGAGACTACCTGTGACGGCAAGAAGAAGGCTTGGGAGATACTTGGCGAAGATGTACCTATGCACATAATGGACGTGCCTCAGATGAAGCGTGAAAAGGACATAGTGAAATGGGCAGGAGAGATAGAGGAATTTAAGAAAGTAGTTGAGGATTTCACAGGCAATGAAATAAATGTGGAAAATCTGAACGAAGCAATTAAAATAGTAAATAACAAGAGAAGGGCTCTTGGCAGGGTATTTAACTGCAGAAAGGCTCTTAAGTCACCTATTAGTGGTAAAGATGCCCTTCTTATGATGCAGATAGCTTTCTTTGACGACCCTGTGCGCTGTGCTGAGATGTGCAACAAGCTGGCAGATGAGCTTGAAAAAAGGATAGAAGACGGAGTGTCAGTCTGTCCGGAGGGAACCAAGAGAATCCTGGTTACAGGTACGCCTCTTGCCATCCCTAACTGGAAGCTCCACCACATCATTGAGACCAGCGGTGCTATCGTGGTTTGCGAAGAAATGTGTACAGGAACCAGATATTTTGAAAATATCGTAGAAGAAGACCTCCCTACGCTTGAGGCTCAGTACATGGCACTTGCAAGACGCTATATGAAGACTAACTGTGCCTGCTTCACACCTAATACAGCGAGGTTTGATGACATCCTCCGTATGGTTGATGAATACAAGGTTGACGGAGTTATAGATGTAAGCCTGAAGTTCTGTAACCTTTACGATACAGAGGGCTTCCTTCTTGAGCGTACACTTAAGGAAAAGGGAATTCCTGTGCTAGGTATTGAAACTGATTATACAGACGCAGATGCAGAGCAGCTTAAGACTCGTATCGGTGCATTTATAGAAATGTTGGGTTAA
- a CDS encoding QueT transporter family protein translates to MEELKAMRVQGMSRTLVITQAAIIAALYTVLTIFAASLNLASGAIQVRFSEVLTILPFFSFAGVPGVTIGCLVSNIVIGSDIFDIIFGTLATFIGAVGTWYIGILFKKTGKNFLKFLSPLPPIIANTIIVPFVLAYAYHVPDGIPFLMLTVGAGEVISCGILGLIVLTALFPIRDKVFRV, encoded by the coding sequence ATGGAAGAATTAAAAGCAATGCGCGTTCAGGGTATGTCACGTACCCTCGTTATCACCCAGGCGGCTATAATAGCTGCTCTCTACACTGTACTTACCATATTTGCTGCAAGTCTTAACCTTGCTAGTGGAGCAATTCAGGTAAGATTCTCAGAAGTACTCACCATCCTCCCTTTCTTTAGCTTTGCAGGCGTGCCGGGTGTGACCATTGGCTGTCTTGTGTCAAACATCGTCATAGGTAGCGATATCTTTGACATCATCTTCGGAACCCTTGCTACCTTCATAGGAGCAGTCGGAACCTGGTACATAGGAATTCTCTTTAAGAAGACCGGGAAAAACTTCCTCAAATTCCTTTCCCCGCTTCCTCCAATCATAGCAAATACGATAATAGTGCCTTTCGTACTTGCCTATGCTTATCATGTACCGGATGGCATACCTTTCCTTATGCTTACTGTAGGCGCAGGCGAGGTGATTTCCTGTGGAATACTTGGTTTGATTGTGCTTACAGCCCTTTTCCCTATAAGAGATAAGGTTTTTAGAGTATAG
- a CDS encoding DUF1858 domain-containing protein, whose amino-acid sequence MAEQKITKDMIIADILKVDENLIPVLLNAGMHCVGCPSSLGETLEEAAEVHGIDADELCELLNEFVA is encoded by the coding sequence ATGGCAGAACAGAAAATAACAAAGGATATGATAATAGCTGATATTCTTAAGGTAGATGAGAACCTTATTCCGGTACTTCTAAACGCAGGTATGCACTGTGTAGGATGCCCATCATCTCTGGGAGAGACACTAGAGGAAGCTGCAGAGGTTCACGGAATCGATGCTGATGAGCTTTGTGAGCTTCTTAATGAGTTTGTAGCTTAA
- a CDS encoding protein kinase domain-containing protein produces the protein MFLASHVKLKEYRVIKKISKTNPFFNQLKTEAKFLSRYSSDFMPKLYDVEEDGENLYLVEEYVEGVGLASEEFLQNCLDEKELSYIVKGLLDFLQFINSLEESVLYIDWKPGNIILTKNGLKVVDFGSVIYTEGNDGFTPLATSGFAAPELIKGGVLGRATDIYGFGSLVRYLAEKNRQKNSLFKKSIRDKLLRLSSLCLKESPDERPDIKDVEKLVKKICKEAPLASQKNQQRGIIRDTASKMIAVCGAESGVGTTHIALLTAKELAAKGRKVAFLSLIRDEDGDETNLNCLTDLKNIRIFNSVAEEDVAYILKKGFDNIVIDFGRVDEFSLLFYSCDEKIIVIQNNLIKGSKSVAFLTSHREDIGEKDWLIIDNLSDEASLKETKKFLNGLKIKPGCKGIGRERI, from the coding sequence GTGTTCCTTGCTTCACATGTGAAGCTTAAAGAATATCGTGTAATCAAAAAAATATCAAAAACCAATCCATTTTTTAATCAGCTAAAGACGGAGGCTAAGTTTCTGTCTAGGTATAGTTCTGACTTTATGCCTAAGCTATATGATGTTGAGGAAGATGGCGAAAACCTGTATCTGGTTGAAGAGTACGTTGAAGGAGTTGGTCTTGCATCAGAAGAATTCTTGCAAAACTGTCTTGATGAGAAGGAACTTTCATATATAGTAAAAGGACTTTTAGACTTTCTGCAATTTATTAACTCTTTGGAAGAATCTGTGCTTTACATCGATTGGAAACCCGGCAATATAATTCTTACAAAAAACGGACTTAAGGTAGTAGATTTCGGTTCAGTAATTTATACAGAAGGAAATGATGGTTTTACGCCTCTTGCAACAAGTGGCTTTGCAGCTCCCGAGCTCATAAAAGGGGGCGTCTTAGGAAGGGCAACGGACATCTATGGTTTTGGGTCTTTAGTAAGATACTTGGCAGAAAAGAACAGACAGAAAAACAGTCTGTTTAAAAAGAGTATCAGAGACAAATTACTTAGGTTATCAAGCCTTTGTCTAAAAGAAAGCCCTGATGAACGCCCTGATATAAAGGATGTTGAAAAGCTTGTAAAAAAAATCTGTAAAGAAGCACCACTTGCCTCGCAAAAGAATCAGCAAAGGGGCATAATTAGGGATACTGCCTCGAAGATGATAGCTGTTTGTGGAGCAGAGAGTGGAGTTGGCACCACTCATATTGCCCTGCTTACGGCAAAGGAGTTGGCTGCAAAGGGAAGAAAGGTTGCATTCCTGTCTTTAATTAGGGATGAAGACGGTGATGAGACTAATCTTAACTGCCTGACAGACTTAAAAAACATCAGGATTTTTAACTCAGTGGCGGAGGAAGATGTGGCTTATATTCTAAAAAAAGGCTTTGACAACATTGTCATTGACTTTGGAAGAGTAGATGAGTTTTCTCTATTGTTCTACAGCTGTGATGAAAAAATAATCGTCATACAAAACAACCTTATTAAGGGAAGCAAGTCGGTGGCGTTCTTAACCTCACATAGAGAGGATATTGGAGAAAAGGATTGGCTTATAATTGATAATTTATCGGATGAGGCAAGTCTTAAAGAGACAAAGAAGTTTCTTAACGGGCTTAAGATAAAGCCCGGATGCAAGGGAATAGGAAGAGAGAGGATATAA
- a CDS encoding adaptor protein MecA: MKIEKLNENQLKITLAPEDLSIRGLALNELSYGSPKTKELYNELVDQALTEFGFESEDGALVIEAIPTSKGNLVIFITKNQTADDLDTRFSRFSPDILDEVEENEFVPLTDMLKFSGLNDKKTKASDRGLGEKVPKKDGNAKIFVFNTLDAVTELCVHIKDIFIGKSSLFKSNQSKLYFLILEKNLSDKETFGKICNIASEFSTQGRSNYATTSVINEHCEKIIGSDAVTILAAIN, translated from the coding sequence ATGAAAATAGAAAAACTTAATGAAAATCAGCTTAAGATAACCTTGGCGCCTGAGGACCTTAGTATAAGGGGACTTGCTCTAAATGAGCTCTCTTACGGTTCTCCAAAGACCAAGGAATTATATAATGAACTTGTTGATCAGGCTCTTACTGAGTTTGGCTTTGAAAGTGAAGATGGTGCGCTGGTTATAGAAGCTATCCCTACTTCCAAAGGAAATCTCGTCATCTTCATCACTAAGAATCAGACTGCGGATGACCTCGATACCAGGTTCTCAAGATTCTCTCCTGATATTCTGGATGAGGTAGAGGAAAATGAGTTTGTACCCCTTACCGATATGCTAAAGTTTTCGGGGCTTAATGATAAGAAGACTAAAGCTTCTGATAGGGGCCTCGGTGAGAAGGTCCCAAAAAAAGACGGAAATGCCAAAATCTTTGTATTCAATACACTTGATGCTGTTACTGAGCTCTGTGTCCACATAAAGGATATATTTATTGGTAAAAGCTCTCTGTTTAAGAGCAATCAAAGCAAGCTGTATTTTCTCATCCTTGAGAAGAATCTTTCAGACAAGGAAACCTTTGGGAAGATATGCAATATTGCGTCTGAGTTCTCTACTCAGGGCAGAAGCAATTATGCAACTACCTCTGTAATAAATGAGCATTGTGAGAAGATAATCGGCTCAGATGCCGTTACCATACTTGCGGCTATTAATTAG
- a CDS encoding transglycosylase domain-containing protein, with protein MAKKVKKQKRQKNPVERAIGIVIKIIIALLLAIVVIGGVLIYMKYGKKLIAMESDAKKIVSKSTMETFRQNETSIVYDANGNIMSKLKGEKDVYYIKYSDIPQVAVDAITSIEDKNFFKHKGYDLKAIIRAGLAYIKNKGVITQGGSTITQQLARNIFLSFEESWQRKAREVFIAIELEKKYTKKEIMEFYLNNIYFANGYYGIQSAALGYFGKGVNSLSLSQITFLLSIPNSPTRYNPYENIEGTLARRDRILDQMVLDGKISEAEASKAKSEEIKLKAPKVEKSSYALTFALDRAVKALMKSEGFNFRYSFNSDEDRKAYNENYSEVYSSCQTRLYSGGYRIYTSIDPEKQKLLQDTVDNGLSVSSEKSKSGIYSLQGAAVTIDNSSGRVVAIVGGRSQKLKGSTLNRAYQSFRQPGSTIKPLIVYTPAFEQGYTPESMVKDEKIEGGPVNADGVFSGNMTILDALAKSKNTVAWKLFTEISPAIGIGKLLDMGFSAISDTDYYPSAALGGFTKGVNAVEMASAYAAIENGGEFREPTCIMKMTDSSGNDIVADGFYQKGTSKYIYDENACKMMITCMEAVMTKGTGVGGKLATMPCAGKTGTTNDSKDLWFVGFTKYYTTSVWVGYDIPRSLAGLSYTATPLGIWKTYMDSINNGLPLAKLDDYKITVAPTKEDNKETEEETKEEQEEEEKAKEEEEKKLEEEKKAEEEKKNTNTDTKKQDETTIDEGENPEEGTVNEDNPSNEDSDNTGSAEDNNTDNGQTEGATENSDGTAETP; from the coding sequence TTGGCTAAAAAAGTAAAAAAACAAAAAAGACAGAAAAACCCTGTTGAAAGAGCTATAGGAATAGTGATTAAGATTATCATAGCCCTCTTGCTTGCCATAGTTGTAATAGGCGGAGTTCTTATATATATGAAATATGGGAAGAAGCTCATTGCTATGGAGAGTGATGCTAAGAAGATAGTGTCAAAGAGTACTATGGAGACCTTTAGGCAAAATGAAACCAGTATAGTCTATGATGCAAACGGCAATATAATGTCCAAGCTAAAGGGCGAAAAAGACGTATATTACATAAAGTACAGTGACATCCCGCAGGTGGCTGTGGATGCCATAACCAGCATCGAGGATAAGAACTTTTTTAAGCATAAAGGCTATGACCTGAAAGCCATAATCAGGGCAGGCCTTGCTTATATCAAGAATAAGGGTGTAATCACCCAGGGCGGAAGCACCATTACCCAGCAGCTTGCAAGAAATATTTTCCTATCCTTTGAAGAGAGCTGGCAGAGAAAGGCAAGGGAGGTCTTCATTGCTATAGAGCTTGAAAAGAAGTATACAAAGAAAGAAATAATGGAGTTCTACCTAAACAACATATACTTTGCAAACGGATACTATGGAATACAGTCTGCGGCTCTTGGCTACTTTGGAAAGGGAGTGAATTCTCTGTCTCTTTCGCAGATTACCTTCCTCTTAAGCATTCCTAACAGTCCGACAAGGTATAACCCTTATGAAAATATCGAGGGAACGCTTGCAAGAAGGGACCGCATTCTTGACCAAATGGTACTTGATGGCAAGATTAGCGAGGCAGAGGCTTCTAAGGCTAAGTCTGAGGAAATTAAGTTAAAGGCGCCTAAAGTAGAAAAGAGCAGCTACGCCCTTACCTTTGCGCTTGACAGAGCGGTTAAGGCACTAATGAAGTCTGAAGGCTTTAATTTCAGATACTCATTTAATTCAGATGAAGATAGAAAAGCTTATAATGAGAACTACAGTGAAGTATATTCAAGCTGCCAGACAAGGCTGTATTCTGGAGGCTACAGGATATATACCTCCATTGACCCTGAGAAGCAAAAGCTCCTTCAGGATACAGTTGATAATGGACTTAGCGTCTCAAGTGAAAAGAGTAAGTCAGGCATCTACAGCTTACAGGGAGCAGCAGTAACCATAGATAACAGCAGTGGAAGAGTAGTTGCTATAGTTGGCGGAAGAAGCCAGAAACTAAAGGGAAGTACTCTAAACAGGGCATATCAGAGCTTTAGACAGCCGGGAAGTACAATCAAGCCTCTCATTGTATATACCCCTGCATTTGAACAAGGCTATACACCGGAAAGCATGGTAAAGGATGAGAAGATAGAGGGAGGCCCTGTAAATGCAGACGGAGTTTTTAGTGGCAATATGACTATCCTCGATGCGCTTGCCAAGTCTAAGAACACAGTTGCCTGGAAGCTCTTTACAGAGATTTCCCCTGCTATAGGTATAGGGAAGCTCCTTGATATGGGATTTTCTGCCATATCCGACACTGATTACTATCCATCAGCTGCACTTGGAGGCTTCACCAAGGGTGTGAATGCCGTAGAAATGGCATCTGCCTACGCAGCCATTGAAAATGGAGGAGAGTTCAGGGAGCCAACCTGCATAATGAAAATGACTGATTCTTCAGGCAATGATATAGTTGCTGACGGTTTCTATCAAAAGGGAACAAGCAAGTACATTTATGATGAAAATGCCTGCAAGATGATGATAACCTGTATGGAAGCAGTTATGACCAAGGGAACAGGTGTAGGTGGAAAGCTTGCCACCATGCCTTGTGCAGGTAAGACAGGAACGACTAACGATAGTAAGGACTTGTGGTTCGTTGGCTTTACCAAGTACTACACCACCAGTGTATGGGTGGGCTATGACATACCAAGAAGCCTTGCGGGACTAAGCTATACTGCTACACCTCTTGGCATATGGAAAACCTATATGGATAGCATTAATAATGGACTTCCTTTGGCAAAGCTTGACGACTATAAGATAACTGTAGCTCCTACAAAAGAAGATAACAAGGAGACAGAAGAAGAGACTAAAGAAGAGCAGGAAGAGGAAGAAAAGGCTAAGGAAGAGGAAGAAAAGAAGCTTGAGGAAGAGAAAAAGGCCGAAGAAGAGAAGAAAAATACTAATACAGATACCAAGAAACAGGATGAAACTACTATAGATGAAGGGGAAAATCCTGAAGAAGGAACGGTAAACGAAGATAATCCTTCAAATGAGGACTCCGACAACACGGGCAGTGCTGAAGATAATAATACCGACAACGGACAGACAGAAGGTGCAACAGAGAACTCGGATGGTACGGCAGAAACACCATAA
- a CDS encoding acyl-CoA dehydratase activase — protein MARISFGLDLGSTSTKYVAMQDGKILYKHRLPTGWSSKEASLNVKEDLIKNGFSFDDFRCVSTGYGRVSVDYANKNITEITCHAKGAEYLFNEREVAIIDIGGQDTKIIVLEDGQVKDFIMNDKCSAGTGRFLEVMANAMGYDPASLCELARKGKGVKISSMCTVFAESEVIGLAGAGTPKEDIAFGIVESITEKVVSQCRNVPEDFKVFLTGGLCGCPYILESLSNKLGRKVETHEAAMYAGAIGAAVFAEKMK, from the coding sequence ATGGCAAGGATAAGTTTTGGCCTTGATTTAGGCTCTACGAGCACAAAATACGTGGCTATGCAGGACGGGAAGATACTCTATAAGCACAGGCTTCCTACAGGCTGGAGCAGCAAGGAGGCTTCTCTGAATGTAAAGGAAGACCTTATCAAAAATGGTTTTTCTTTTGATGATTTCCGCTGTGTATCCACAGGCTACGGACGGGTAAGTGTTGATTATGCAAATAAGAATATTACGGAGATTACCTGTCACGCTAAAGGCGCAGAATATCTCTTTAACGAAAGGGAAGTTGCTATCATTGACATAGGAGGGCAGGATACGAAGATTATCGTGCTTGAGGACGGTCAGGTGAAGGACTTCATTATGAATGACAAATGTTCTGCCGGTACGGGAAGATTCTTAGAGGTAATGGCAAATGCAATGGGATATGACCCTGCCTCCCTTTGCGAGCTTGCAAGAAAGGGAAAGGGAGTTAAGATAAGCTCCATGTGCACGGTATTTGCTGAGTCTGAGGTCATTGGGCTTGCCGGTGCAGGTACTCCTAAGGAGGACATAGCCTTCGGCATAGTCGAATCTATCACTGAAAAGGTGGTGTCACAGTGCAGAAATGTACCTGAGGACTTCAAGGTCTTTCTGACAGGAGGGCTTTGTGGCTGTCCTTATATCTTAGAATCTCTATCAAATAAGCTTGGTAGAAAGGTAGAAACTCACGAGGCTGCAATGTACGCAGGTGCCATTGGCGCTGCTGTGTTTGCAGAGAAAATGAAATAA
- a CDS encoding glycosyl hydrolase family 18 protein, with translation MIKKLNPIMIIIPVVVIAIISAVILVLGKKLDFSGSNNTEVSLTDYYKLPEGEARLVVDLIKSDENAVIKGGKTYLPYSAAEKMMPRIFYDALDDVAVYTTATEKYVYTAGEKEYQVNGKDETEEVPSFIEDGGNLYVALNFIEKWHEMKAEVYENPGRVVIFDENNAEYEYVGVKSDTALREAGDKKEPILKELKEGEKVYLLEGTGNDYTRVFTEDGVTGYIKTSDLDTDNIEHKKYSFDREKEDTGYTSITRDEPIVLGWHQVTNTAANSSLGTALAKAEGLNVISPTWFGVADSEGEVTSLASKDYVTKLKAINVDVWPLISDFNKDVDYNRLFMSTTTRGNLIKNIIYFIEEYNMDGINIDFEHIKSSYAAGYIEFLRELSIEMRSRKKVLSVDNYIPLEFNAFYNIKEQGIVSDYLCVMAYDEHYSGSPKAGSVSSLSWVKNSIENTVRSAPMKKLIVGLPFYTRLWREAHTGKLTSRALSMDGGLNLVNSNKAKKEWDKEKGQYYAEWKDGKDRMRIWLEEEKSLEAKLKLVEKDKVAGIAFWKLGLERKEAWNSVTDWLR, from the coding sequence ATGATTAAAAAATTAAATCCTATTATGATTATTATTCCGGTAGTTGTAATAGCAATTATATCTGCTGTTATCCTTGTATTAGGGAAAAAGCTTGATTTTAGCGGCTCAAACAATACAGAAGTATCACTAACAGATTACTATAAGCTCCCTGAGGGCGAGGCAAGGCTTGTAGTTGACCTCATTAAGTCAGATGAAAATGCCGTCATAAAGGGTGGAAAGACCTATCTGCCTTATTCTGCGGCAGAAAAGATGATGCCAAGGATATTTTATGATGCCTTAGATGACGTGGCAGTATATACGACTGCTACTGAAAAATACGTCTACACGGCAGGAGAAAAAGAATATCAGGTAAACGGTAAAGATGAGACAGAAGAAGTGCCAAGCTTTATAGAAGACGGTGGTAATCTCTATGTTGCTCTGAATTTTATAGAAAAGTGGCACGAGATGAAGGCGGAGGTCTATGAAAATCCGGGAAGAGTAGTCATCTTTGATGAAAATAACGCTGAATATGAGTACGTAGGTGTAAAAAGTGACACCGCACTTAGAGAAGCAGGGGACAAAAAAGAGCCTATCCTAAAGGAATTAAAAGAGGGAGAAAAGGTATATCTTCTTGAAGGCACAGGGAATGACTATACCAGAGTGTTTACCGAGGATGGCGTGACAGGATATATTAAGACCTCTGATCTTGATACAGATAATATCGAACACAAAAAGTACAGCTTTGACAGAGAAAAAGAAGACACAGGCTATACGAGCATAACAAGAGATGAACCTATAGTTCTTGGCTGGCATCAGGTTACAAACACTGCAGCAAACTCGAGTTTAGGGACTGCTCTTGCCAAGGCGGAGGGCCTCAATGTAATATCTCCTACCTGGTTTGGGGTGGCAGACTCTGAAGGCGAGGTTACAAGCCTTGCATCTAAGGACTATGTGACAAAGCTTAAGGCTATAAATGTGGATGTATGGCCTTTAATCAGTGACTTTAACAAGGATGTTGACTACAATAGGCTGTTTATGAGTACTACCACAAGAGGGAATTTGATTAAAAATATCATATATTTTATTGAAGAATATAACATGGATGGCATAAACATTGACTTTGAGCATATCAAGTCCTCGTATGCAGCAGGATATATAGAGTTCCTAAGAGAGCTATCCATAGAGATGAGAAGCAGGAAAAAGGTGCTTTCTGTAGACAACTATATTCCGCTTGAATTCAATGCTTTTTATAACATCAAAGAGCAGGGAATTGTCTCGGACTATCTATGTGTAATGGCGTATGATGAGCATTATTCGGGCTCTCCCAAGGCGGGCTCTGTATCTAGCCTTAGCTGGGTGAAAAACAGCATAGAAAATACCGTAAGGAGTGCACCTATGAAGAAGCTAATAGTAGGTCTCCCATTTTACACGAGGCTTTGGAGAGAGGCACATACAGGAAAACTCACCAGTAGGGCTTTGTCTATGGATGGCGGACTAAACCTGGTAAACAGCAACAAGGCTAAGAAAGAATGGGACAAGGAAAAAGGACAGTACTATGCCGAGTGGAAGGATGGGAAGGACAGGATGAGAATCTGGCTTGAAGAAGAGAAGTCGCTTGAGGCAAAACTGAAACTGGTTGAAAAGGATAAGGTAGCAGGAATTGCATTCTGGAAGCTTGGGCTTGAAAGAAAAGAGGCATGGAACAGCGTCACAGACTGGCTTAGATAA
- a CDS encoding DUF4418 family protein: MSGKNKISMLLSVVLLALSLVLAFGVKYVFHSCPISTEKGAMIMPCHWAGEAVFATGITLAVMSLLLFLVKNAGERAAVSAAMIPVTVMAMLFPQVIIRICIMPNMMCRTTMRPAVIGVCVALLAVELVNILISKKEAKSEK, encoded by the coding sequence ATGAGCGGGAAAAACAAAATTTCCATGCTGTTGTCTGTAGTATTGCTTGCACTTAGCCTTGTGCTTGCATTTGGAGTGAAATATGTATTTCATTCCTGTCCGATAAGCACGGAAAAAGGAGCAATGATTATGCCTTGCCACTGGGCAGGAGAGGCAGTGTTTGCTACAGGAATTACGCTTGCAGTAATGTCACTGTTGTTATTCTTAGTTAAAAATGCAGGAGAAAGGGCAGCTGTATCCGCGGCTATGATACCTGTTACGGTTATGGCGATGCTTTTTCCTCAGGTCATAATAAGAATCTGCATTATGCCTAATATGATGTGTAGAACAACAATGCGTCCTGCAGTTATCGGAGTTTGCGTAGCTTTACTTGCAGTAGAGTTAGTAAACATATTGATTAGCAAAAAGGAAGCTAAGAGTGAAAAATAA